In one window of Prosthecobacter sp. SYSU 5D2 DNA:
- a CDS encoding Rpn family recombination-promoting nuclease/putative transposase yields MLDADLAAQPNDAYFKAVFSDPVYATAFFQRHLPAETAALVDWPSLVLLPGSFVKGSLQQ; encoded by the coding sequence GTGCTCGACGCTGACCTGGCCGCCCAACCTAACGATGCCTACTTCAAGGCCGTCTTCTCCGACCCTGTCTATGCCACGGCGTTTTTCCAGCGCCACCTGCCTGCTGAAACCGCTGCCCTCGTGGACTGGCCCTCCCTGGTCCTGCTGCCCGGCTCCTTTGTCAAAGGCAGCCTCCAGCAG